The proteins below come from a single Cyanobacteria bacterium QS_8_64_29 genomic window:
- a CDS encoding transcriptional regulator, producing MDASAFSEIFPLFNAASSETLEWFLAVAEEQQYAAGEAIVAEEDWGNAVHFIASGWVEIRRRSEQGNVTLALLGRSDFFGESAILDEPLRGSDAIALYDTCVLSVSAQRFIQTLFRDIQLHHKLLQLMVRRLRECHTQAQLNHQPPTVKLAYLLTTLAERCGIPTEEGTAIFHASDKAFADLADIDCDETRKAFAKFQQKGWVELDGSTHTLYLTNLKQLSHLAGGL from the coding sequence ATGGACGCTAGCGCGTTTAGCGAAATTTTTCCGCTGTTCAACGCGGCCAGTTCGGAAACGCTGGAGTGGTTTCTCGCCGTTGCGGAGGAGCAGCAGTACGCGGCGGGCGAGGCCATTGTGGCCGAGGAAGATTGGGGCAATGCCGTCCACTTTATTGCCTCGGGTTGGGTCGAGATTCGGCGCCGCTCGGAACAAGGCAACGTGACGCTGGCCCTGCTGGGGCGCAGTGACTTCTTTGGCGAAAGTGCCATTTTGGATGAGCCCCTGCGCGGTAGCGACGCGATCGCGCTGTACGATACCTGCGTGCTAAGCGTTTCGGCCCAGCGCTTCATCCAGACTCTATTTAGAGACATCCAGCTCCATCACAAACTGCTGCAGCTGATGGTGCGGCGGCTGCGCGAGTGCCATACCCAGGCCCAGCTAAACCACCAGCCCCCCACCGTCAAGCTCGCTTACCTCTTAACGACCCTGGCCGAGCGCTGCGGCATTCCCACTGAGGAAGGGACAGCCATTTTCCACGCCAGCGACAAGGCCTTTGCCGATCTCGCCGATATTGACTGCGACGAGACCCGCAAGGCATTCGCCAAGTTTCAGCAAAAGGGCTGGGTGGAGCTCGATGGCAGCACGCACACGCTCTATCTGACCAACCTCAAGCAGCTCTCGCACTTGGCGGGCGGTCTCTAG
- a CDS encoding RecX family transcriptional regulator, with product MECHAYLLRLLARREYSARELERKARQRGFDASDIAAALAHLQQQGEQWDAEVAEAIIRHGQGRYGKPALRHKCRAKGIDAETFERAWAELADAMAAEPLLGLKAQVQRKYGIRDFRYLDRKTKAKLARFLQYRGFNPGTVLAQWQAQAEREPD from the coding sequence ATGGAGTGCCATGCTTACCTGCTCCGCTTGCTAGCGCGGCGCGAGTACAGCGCCCGCGAGCTGGAGCGCAAAGCCCGCCAGCGCGGCTTTGACGCCAGCGACATTGCCGCGGCCCTGGCGCACTTGCAGCAGCAGGGCGAGCAATGGGATGCTGAGGTGGCCGAGGCTATCATCCGCCACGGTCAGGGCCGCTACGGCAAGCCGGCCCTGCGGCACAAGTGCCGGGCCAAAGGCATCGACGCCGAGACTTTCGAGCGCGCCTGGGCCGAGCTGGCTGATGCGATGGCGGCCGAGCCCCTATTGGGCCTCAAAGCGCAGGTACAGCGCAAGTACGGCATCCGCGACTTTCGTTACCTGGACCGCAAGACCAAGGCTAAGCTAGCCCGTTTCCTGCAGTACCGGGGCTTTAACCCCGGTACTGTCCTGGCGCAGTGGCAAGCGCAGGCCGAGCGCGAGCCCGACTGA